The Ipomoea triloba cultivar NCNSP0323 chromosome 13, ASM357664v1 genomic interval AAAAAACCTAAATCATATCCCATTCACCCCATTATCTATAGATCATCTACAGAGGCATGGAGAAGTAGTCTAGACAACAAAATCAGTGCAATCACGCACCTTGAGCAAACCCAAAGACGCAAAGTAACAAAGTTGTACACAATTACACCTTGAACATTCTGAAAATTTACCTAGCAAATAATTGtcttttaaaatacatttttatcatTAACCTACAAGTAGTTTTGTAATCTGTCTGACACTCAGACCCACACTGATTTTGAGAGTAAGAAAGAAAAGATTAAGGGTGTGCATGATTTTACACACtaggaatgaaaatcaaaatcatagttagagTGTGTttagaaaccaaaaaaaaaaaagacttatttttcaaaaaatattttttttagtgtttagTTGCATTTCAAAAAGCTATCTTGGTATGCttggtttatttttttataaaatatgcagaattatataattaaatcttGTTTCTTCTAAACGTCGGCTAAAAAGCGACGTTGTATGGTGcacatacgacgtcggctaaataTAAATCGACGTcgtaagcttttttttttttaatattaaccTATAACGTCGGCTATTAATAAATAGCCGATATTATAAGCATTACAAATTACATCATGATCTTAAACCCAATATATTGATAAAagcattaaaagaaaataaatgaagtTGCTGTAAGTTAGGAACTTAAAATACAAGATGATACACATATACCTGAGCTATCTACTATCTACTTTAAGcacaaaaggaaacaaaataatAAGGTATGTTGTTTAACAAGAGTACCTTATCACCAAATCCAAGATTTTTATGAGATAAAACTATCATACACAACATATCTGATTTTAACACTTTAGTGCCTCTAGAACTACTCTGCTAAAGTGTGGGCATTTCAAATATCTCAGCAGGATACTCAAATTTAAACTTGCTTGAGTGCTTGCAACTAAAACCAAAGAATTATCGAATTACATGAATATTCGGCTCATTTGCTGCCATCGAATCAGCTTCAGTACCGGCAACTTGTTTACCTGAATGAGAAAATATTTTTGAGATTACCAAACAGAGCATGCTGAATAACTCCTAATAGAATTTCCCATGTAGAGGATGACCAAGAATTAGTACCTTAAAAATAACTGGTACGGTGTACCTCTAAGTGGACCTTGAGCTACTCTTCGTTCATAAAGTCTGCAAATTCACTGCAGGTGATAGTATCAGCAGCAAGAATAAACTACATTGGAGTATTTTTGTGAACCGGAAACATCCTTTACGCACAATTAAGAAACTATCCCCGAACTGCAAGAATTTATTTCAAGAATTTACttcaaaaaatgaaacaaaaactTACAACAGCGGTGGACGGCGTGGTGCGACTCGGCGTGGCTTTGCAACtgggagaagaagatgaagaaacgAAGGCAATGGCGTGTCCCTTGGTGTTCGAACGGAGAGAAGAGACGAATGGCTTTGCGACCgggagaagatgatgaagaaacgAAGGCAATGGCGTGTCCCTTGGTGTTCGACCGGAGAGAAGAGACGAATGGCTTTGCGACcgggagaagaagatgaagaaacgAAGGCAATGGCGTGTCCCTTAGCTTGGTGTTCGAACGGAGAGAAGAGACGAATGGCTTTGCGACCgggagaagatgatgaagaaatgaCAATCTTATAAACTAACTGTGAAGTAGTTAGTTAGTTTGTTAGTTCTTCTTGATATTTTCAGATTCCCTCCCATTTCAACTAGCTTCTTCTCCGTCGTTTTCCCTTCTTTTCCGGCGGTCTACCTTCCTTCTCAGCACCGGTCACCTCCCTCCACCGCAATAGCTCCTTCATTTCCCTTATCCTCTGTCACAACCTTCCACCACCGCACTCTTCCTCCTCTTTTGCTTTCACTCACCGCACTGTCGCCTACGGCCACCGCTCCTCCGCCTATTCCTCGTTAAATCTCAAGTTTTATACGGACTATTAATTAGTGGGTGGGGTACCGTGCGTATTGAGCCCCCAAGCTGTTGTCTTTTCACATCCTCACTTCCCTCATTTTTATGTCTGTCtactaataattattgtttattGTGTTATTGCAGGCTGTTTTGTTTTGCATCTATTGCAGCCTGTTTTCTTCTAGTTTATTTGACGAGCCTTTCCTTCTCAGTTCTCATTCTTGTGACGAGGTTCGTTTGGAGCGCTTTAAGTTTAAATATGGTCAAAGTTTATGCGAAACTCATTCTAGGCGAAGTAATGACAATGAAATGCCTCTTTTGAGCATTGATAAGTTCAGTAGGTAAGATATTCACTGATGATCCGATAAAAGACATAAGCCGAATATGTACcatcatttgaaaaaaaatgtcaatgtacTTCAGTATGAAAATAAAAACTCAGGTGGTATGCAAGATTTACTTGTATACACTCGCAAGACCATCAAATGTTTGACATAAGCCTCAATGTCCTTTAAGGATCAAAACTCTCAATTTGTGACACAGTCTGCGAATCAAAATCTCATTAGCTTAACTAGTAAATTTGATTCTATGTTAGATTGTGTGAAATGACTTTTCATTTCTTTGAAACTTGTTGTAATCGttcttaatgtttattaatgcaGTTTATTACGACGTTGTAAGTagctttcttttttatttttattttttaagttatttatagatgttttttttttttttgaaaaccagaGAAACCAGTAGATTAAAACATAATATCCTTACATACCAAAGCAGAAATAAAGAACGGCATATGCTCAGAAAAATCAACTAAAACATGTGTCTGCTGATCTAAAGCCTGTTTCGCCAACGCATGAGCGACCGAATTGCTGCCTCTCCGCACAAAGCACATAGCGGCCGACTCAAACTGGTCCAGTAAAGAACGAACATCCCGGATGATTGCCCCGAAGGGAGTATTCAGATCACCCGTGTCGACCGCCCTCGTCACCACCTGCGCGTCGGATTCAATGATCACCCGCTCCCAACCCTTACTTTTTAGCCAACTCAACGCCTCCCGGGCTCCCATCGCTTCAGCCTCAGGCACCGAGAATAAGCCGGCCGCTTTCCGCATTGCCACCCCCTGCACCCGACCCTCATGATCCCTAACCACCCACCCAAACCCCATATAATCATTAACAAAATCCATTGCAGCGTCGATATTCACCTTTAAGTAAGAAACAGGAGGAGGACTCCAGTGTGTAGGATTTGTCAAACTGCTAGATTGAGGTGAGGGTAAAACATGTTTCTGCTGTTGAGCCCTTTTCCACGCTTCCCAGAAAAGAAAAGCATGAGTGACCAGAGTGTTAGGATCCTTCATTTGTTGGTGCCATACACTATTGTTTCGATTTTCCCACAGTGCCCAACAAACAACAATTACCTTCTCTACCATCTGCCGAGACAAAGACAAAAACATTTCCAGAACCCATTGCCCAATAGAATCCATTTCAGTCAGCCCCCAAGCCGGATCTAAAATACGCCAGCAAAGATGTGCAAAGGCACAGTTTGCAAACACAtgaactgcagtttcattctcCAATCCACAGAGGGTGCATAACGGATTACAACGAACCTGTTTCACCATCAAAGCGTCCTTAGTAGGGAGACGCAAAGAGCATAAAGTCCAAAAGAAACACTTAATCTTAGGGGGCAAATTTAGGTCCCATACGGCAGTCCATTCATACCCATTACCCGTAACACACATTTCAGTCAAGATGCGGTAGGCACTACGCACAGAATACAAACCATTTGTTTCCCCCTTCCAAAACAGAAAATCAGGAGTAGAGGTAATAGAGATAGGAACACTCAGAATACGAGCACAATCGTGTTGATTAAAAATATCATGCAGCAGCTCGGTGTCCCAACAAGTAGTATTATGATGAAATAAAGATTTGACAAGAGTAGAGGACTCAAAACCAGGGTTGTGGGTAGATACATAAGGATTTTGATCATTTGGCAACCACGGATCCTCCCACACCCTCACATGTTCCCCATTCCCAATACCCCATCGCACCCCTTCCCGTATCAGATTCTGAGTTTCACGGATACTCGACCAAACAAAAGAGGGATTTGACCCCGGCTTAGCATCAATGAAAGAGCAATTGGGAAAGTATCGAGCCTTAAAAACTCGAGTGACCAACGCATCAGGTTTGTGCATAAAATTCCAGCCCTGCTTACCAAGCATTGCCATATTCATCTCCCTCACTAACCTAAACCCCATTCCACCCCCCTCTTAGGTTTACATAAGTCAGCCCAAGAGCTCCACTGAATCCCCTTTCTCCCTCGCCCCTCACAACCCCACCAGAACGCATTCATAAGTCTCTCAATCTCAATGCACATAGTTTTAGGTAATAAAAACACATTCATAGCATAGTTCGGGATAGCTTGGAGAACAGTTTTGAGAAGAACCTCACGCCCAGCCCTAGAAAGAAACCGGTTACCCCAGTAAAGAATCCTGTTTCGAACCTTCTCCCGAATAAAACCTAAAATCTCTCTTTTACGTCGCCCCACAAAACCCGGTAGCCCCAAATAGCTCCTCCCACCCTGCTGTTCTGTAATCCCAAGGGATTCCAAAACAGCCTCCTTATCCTCCCTCCCTACATTATTCCCAAAAACGATAGCTGTTTTCGCGAAATTCACTTGTTGCCCACTAGCCCGCACATACTCCTTCAAAACCTCTCTAATAATCCCGGCTTCAAGATTGTTTGccctaaaaaagaaaatacaatcATCCGCGAAGAACAAATGAGAAATACGAGGAGCCCCCCGAGCCACTCTCACCCCTTGCAAACCACCCTCCATCTCCTGAACCCTTAGCATGGCATTGAGACTCTCCGCTACTAGGATAAACAAACATGGAGACAAAGGATCCCCTTGCCTTAAACCCCTAGTCGGAACAATAGGCTCCCACTCTTTCCCTTCTACCAAAACTCGATACTGAACTGTAGAGATACACTCATGCATTAAGCTCACCCACCTCTCACTGAAACCTAACTTAGTCATGACTCGCCCTAGAAACCCCCACTCCACCCGGTCATATGCCTTACTCATATCCACCTTTAGTGCCCCATAACCACCCCTATCCCCTTGAACACGATTCATAGCATGATTTGACTCAAAAGCAAGAAGAACATTATCAATAATTGATCTCCCTGGAATAAAAGCACTTTGTGCCGGAGAAACAATCAAATCTAACAGAATAAAAGCACTTTGTGCCGGAGAAACAATCAAATCTAACACCCCCCTCAGACGATTAGCTAAGACTTTCGCTAAGACACGATAGATGACATTACATAACGCTAAGACTTTCGCTAAGACACGATAGATGACATTACATAACGAAATAGGACGAAAATCAGACATCAAATCCGGGTGACTCTTTTTCGGAATCAAAACAATATGAGTTTCATTTAAAGACTCAGGCATATGACCAGTATGAAGAAAGAGTTTGCAGAAATTTACCACCTCCTCGCCCACCACATCCCAGTGCGTTTGGAAGAAAGCCGGTGACAACCCATCCGGGCCTGGGGACTTGTCGGGGTGCATCCCAAATATTGCAGTTTTCACCTCCTCCGTCGAAACCTCCTTCACCAGCATTAAATTCTGGTCCTCTGAAACTTGTCTGGTTAAACAGCCAAGCACCGGCCGATCATCCCCTGCCTCTGTAGAAAACAGATTCTGGAAATAATCGACCATAATGTCAGCCTTCCCCCTCTCATCCCTTATGAGCACCCCAGCAGCATTTCTGAGCCCATCAATCTGGTTCCTCCTCCTCCGGCTATTGACAGAGGAATGAAAAAATTTGCTATTACAGTCACCCCCAGAATACCACAACTCTTTGGCCCTTTGACGCCATCTATCACTTTGATTTCGCACAAGAGCCATATACTTTCGCTGGGCATCCCCAAACTCCCTCACACTCCTCCCATCACCCGCATTTCTGAGCTCTCCCATCCTCTGCTTACACTTCCTAATTTCAGCACTTTCGCCCATGTTTTGCCTCCTCCCCCACTGCCATACCTCTCTACTGCATCTGTCAATCCTTTCCCCAATCGAAGCAGTACCATCACGGTACCATGCCGACACCACCGTGTCCCTACACTCCTGAAGTTTTCCCCAAGAATTCTCATAACGGGGTCTGCGAACTACACTCCTTCTCCCTACCCAGTTCGTACTCAATTTTAGAGGTAAATGGTCACTACTAGAGCCTTCAACCGACCAAGCTCTGGCCCTAGGGAAAGCATCTCGCCAATTCCCAGACACCAGAACTCGATCAAGCTTTTCCCTCACCCAATTCACCGTTCCCCGACCCCTTTCCCAGGTAAATTGACACCCCTCAAATCCAAAATCAGACAAACCACTCTCTCTCACAGCCTCACAAAAACCCCTCCTCAACCATTCAGGATGAGGAACCCTCCCTTCTTTCTCTGAAGCCGCCATTATATCGTTAAAATCCCCCATGAGAACCCAAGGTAGAGAATTAATTGAAGATAAATACCTCAAGAGCTCCCACGAGTGCCGCCGATTATGCCTCTCTGGACTACCATAGTACCCTGTGAACCTCCATCTCGGACGCCCCAGAGCCGAGACCACCGTATCTATGTAATGATTCGAATAACCTTTCACCTCAACGTCGAGACCCCCATTCCATAAGAGAGCAAGACCTCCACTTCGCCCCACCGGTTCAACGGTAAAACAATTATCATATCGCAAACGAACCCGAACACTTTCCATCCGTCTAGCATTACTTAAAGTTTcacaaagaaataaaacatcAGGCCTGTCTTGACTAATCAGGCCCAACAAAACATGAACTGTCAATGGGTTTCCAAgcccacgacagttccaactaAAGCAATTCATTGAGCGCGGTGGGCCTGATCCTCAGAGCCCACCTCCATAGCCAAAGTTGGATTATTTGAATCAACAGACATTGGGCTAATCCAATCACCCTTTGTACCCGGCCCATTAAAGTCACTTATCTCACTCTCCCTACGCTTCCTCTTCTGCTCTACCAAAACCACTCCGTCCCCCTCATAAGTATCACTTAAAACCCCTCCCTTATTCTTCTCTGTCTCTAGCCTACTCTCCCCATTATCTCCCTTCCCTAACGGCTTATTAATGATAGGATTAATCATTGAATTCCCCTCATTAATGACCGTTACATTTCCAGAACCCCCAGCACTCCCCGCCGCTGCGACCGTTTCCGGCTCCTCCAACACCAGCCATTTGTTTATCGCCGGCACCACAGCTTTCCGGCCCCCAGCCCGCAGCCATGCTCCGTACGGCAAACTCTTCCCCTCCATTGGATCATCAAACGCGTTTGGACAAAACTTTTCAGCATGGCCGATCACCCCGCAATAGAAACAGAATGACGGTAGCCTCTCATACCTGAGATCAACCCAAAACCACTCCCCACCAGGTTTCTTCATCCGCATTCGAGCTTTCAGAGGCTTAGAAACATCAATACGTGTTCGCACACGCATAAAAGAACTAGGATTCGATCCAAAATTTCTCTCGTCCGCCTTATCAAACACCCCCACATAATTCCCTATAACCTTCGCGACCTTCTCGGACATGAAACCAACCGGAACATTATGAACTTGAATCCAAAACGCCGCAACGTCTAAAGGAACCGCCAACGGATCCTCGCCCTCCGTTAGCCGGCGAAGCAAAACCAGATTTTGATCAAAGGTCCAAGGACCATCATTTACCACTCTCGAAATATCACGCTCATGATAAAACTGAAACAAGAAACGGTTGTTCCCCAGATCACGTACCATCACACCTTTCCCAGGTTTCCAAGCCGTAGCCATAACATCTCTAAAAACTACTAACTTTATTTGCCGCTCAGTAACAACCCTACCAACCAGCAGGAATCGATAGTCCAACGGTTGTTGTGGAATGACAACATCGTCGTCCTCTAGAATCACtccctcatcatcatcaacaatgGATAAAGCCTCACAAGCATCTGCCAACATACTTGGGCCACCCTTCTCCATTGCTTAATGCTTTTGATGAGAAAAAACCTAAAAAATGCCCAAGAACACTCACAAGGAGAGGAAAAAGCACTCACAAAGGAGAGAGGAAACTTAACACTCAAGCATTATAAAGTTAAGACCAGTTATTTATAGATGTTAAACGtcaatttttcatataaaatcTGGCAAGAAAATGTGATTATTACTCAATAACTTTTAAGACATTGTTAATGTGTTCTATTAGGCCGGGAGGAGATTTAACGTTTAGGAAGAAGAACAttgttaattaataatttatacagTTAGTGCATTTAATACTAAATGCAACTTAACAGTTAAAAGCAATATTATAGGCACCCTGCCGTAGGAGTAGCgtgtattatataaataattagaaTAGATAGATagaaggtgtgtttggttaatttCCAAATTTCGGCGGTTTTGACCAACTTTAGCGGTATGACCATGGTCAAACCGCTAAAGTAGGTGTTTGGTTAACAGCGGTTTGAAGCAGCGATTTGCTCCAAACTGCTGAAAATGAAAACGCTGAAATGTGCAGCGTTTTCACTTGGCCTTTTGGGGAAAGGGTTcctttccccaaaatgcccttgtatataaataaaaaaaaaaaataaaaaaattgaaccgTGCGCCAGTTAGCCAAGCCATAATAATGTTATGTTTAATTTGGGAAAAGTGGCAAACTAAAGGGGAGCCGAACTGGCTCCCCCATatgttctaattttattttttttagtttttttatttctttattaaattattattattattattattattatttatcctaaaaaaatcattataattattattattatgaaaaatatgtatacccttttggtcattttacatgttaaccgctaatttaaaccgctaattttaccaaacatctttttacaaaccgctaatacaatcgACTGGTCAACCCgttaatacaatccgctatttgataaccgctaacaccaTCCGCTACCgctaataaccaaacaagcccagaGTCcgttttacaaaaaaaaaaaggattgtcCTAATAGCGATTTCTGCGACGACATTGCTTAAAAGAGCCGACAACGTCCATGTCCATGTCCAGAGCCGACAACATTGGTGTACTGTTAATTTTTCATGTGCCCCAAAACCACAACAAATGATATCCACCACAAAATTTCGTATAGATTTACCATCTGCGTTTTTGCCAAAAAATTCAAGGTGATAATGATCGGTAGAAGCATACCACTCGTCCCACCGGTACGGATGCAAGCTCTCAAACTTCCAACACTCTCCTGGCTAAAAAGTAGACAAATTCAGGGAAAGTAATTTGATGGAGAGGGAAATAAATAGCATGAGATCAGATGCATACATACATGTTGTGTATCATTTCAGAAAGCCTCTTCTTTCAATATCATCAAGTTTCAGAGACGCAGCGGCTGGGAGGTGAGGCTGGGCGGTCGCTGTCGATGGTGTGCAGTCGCGGCTAAGCGGTGAGGAAGGACGGCCGCCGGCGAGACAATAGGGGGCAGAGGTCGCAAAGAGACGGCCGAGCAGAGTGGCAGCGACAGTGAGCGGAGAGAGGCAAAGAGACTTGAGAGAGAGGCGGGATTAGTGAATTAATTTCCTTCTAGggttttattttcatatatacttttacatatatatatatatatatatatatatatatatatatatatatatatatatatatgggtcgGGGCGGGGAACacattccccgtccccgttccCCGAATTAATTTCCCGAACCCGCCCCGGTCCCCGGTGGGGACAGGGATCGGTTTTCCCGTCGGGGGCgggttgaattgccatccctaactACAATATCCATAGACtattaagaataaattaaaattaaaaaaaaaacaataaactaCTGAAAGGCCTAATTAAGAGCAGTGTTGTAGGTGTCGCCTAGTACCCGCTGAAATATTCCTCAAAAGAGCCCACAACATCTATGTCCATGCGTAGAACGAGAGGATGAGTATAGGCTTTAAAAGTTGCAAGAGTAGCATCGGCCTTCTTTTTCGCATGAAATATAAAAATGCCTCTAATGATAGAGTGTCTCGCCGTCTGTATCTCCACAAACTCATAAGCTTCTCCGACCTAAAATgtgaaaaaatcaataaaaattttagaaaacgTACTAGGCAAGTTGATTTGGGCAGGAAAGTAGAGTTGATATACATACATGGCGCTCTTGATAGTAAGTGAGCGCAGACTTGCAGAATTCaacaaatttttcataatgttcCTGGAGCTCTTTATGTGAAAATAGGAAAATTCGGCCACTCTCCATGCTCACCCTTTCCTTAATCTgcaaaatataataacaataataataacagtaagATTTGAAACATATAAGAATAAGAATTGAATTTCGATTTCACATCAAATTCAATGGATAACTAACTGAAATCatacattttcatccattggCTCCACCTCATCATCTTTCACTAAGACACATTGGTCTACTTTGAATTTTTCACATCCCGCAAAATCAGAACAAATGGCAAGCACCACAAAATTTCGTAAGGAATTACAATCTGCCTTTTTGCCGAAAAATTCAAGGAGATACTGATCGGTAAGAGTATACCATCGTTTCCCTCCATAACCCCTCTCAAACTTCCAATACTCTCCTGGCTAAAAAGTAGAGTATTTAGACAAATTCAGGGAAAGTAATTTATGGAGAGGGAAATAGTTAATAGCATAGAGATGCATACATACATGTTGGGTCTCATAAAGAGAAAGAGCAAAGTCACACAGTTCAACCAGTTCTTCAACTTCTTGAGAGGAAAGCATGGGACCACTCTAACACAAACAATAAATAGCAAAATTATAAAACCTAAAATTAATGATTATAGATGGATTTGAACCAAATGTCCATTGAAATCGCATAAAATCAAATAGAATGGAAGAAAACGTATTAAAAGTTTAAT includes:
- the LOC116002395 gene encoding uncharacterized protein LOC116002395 isoform X3 gives rise to the protein MCAPRLCPQEDEELAELCDFALSLCETQPLCPQEDEELAELCDFALSLCETQHVSSITESDHTKPKLKLDDGDKDEAEETKDTLKSPKQGEAGRGYDDDSSDDDISGPMLSSQEVEELVELCDFALSLYETQHPGEYWKFERGYGGKRWYTLTDQYLLEFFGKKADCNSLRNFVVLAICSDFAGCEKFKVDQCVLVKDDEVEPMDENIKERVSMESGRIFLFSHKELQEHYEKFVEFCKSALTYYQERHVGEAYEFVEIQTARHSIIRGIFIFHAKKKADATLATFKAYTHPLVLRMDIDVVGSFEEYFSGLFASLRSLSLPLCSAVSLRPLPPIVSPAAVLPHRLAATAHHRQRPPSLTSQPLRL
- the LOC116002395 gene encoding uncharacterized protein LOC116002395 isoform X1, translated to MAAILSQVSSVTDPDHTKLKPILDDGDKDGAAETKDSSKSAKRGAPRLCPQEDEELAELCDFALSLCETQPLCPQEDEELAELCDFALSLCETQHVSSITESDHTKPKLKLDDGDKDEAEETKDTLKSPKQGEAGRGYDDDSSDDDISGPMLSSQEVEELVELCDFALSLYETQHPGEYWKFERGYGGKRWYTLTDQYLLEFFGKKADCNSLRNFVVLAICSDFAGCEKFKVDQCVLVKDDEVEPMDENIKERVSMESGRIFLFSHKELQEHYEKFVEFCKSALTYYQERHVGEAYEFVEIQTARHSIIRGIFIFHAKKKADATLATFKAYTHPLVLRMDIDVVGSFEEYFSGLFASLRSLSLPLCSAVSLRPLPPIVSPAAVLPHRLAATAHHRQRPPSLTSQPLRL
- the LOC116002395 gene encoding uncharacterized protein LOC116002395 isoform X2 translates to MTEIKMGRRRRKTLRSLLNEVRRVPDAMTTLVMTNVLCPQEDEELAELCDFALSLCETQPLCPQEDEELAELCDFALSLCETQHVSSITESDHTKPKLKLDDGDKDEAEETKDTLKSPKQGEAGRGYDDDSSDDDISGPMLSSQEVEELVELCDFALSLYETQHPGEYWKFERGYGGKRWYTLTDQYLLEFFGKKADCNSLRNFVVLAICSDFAGCEKFKVDQCVLVKDDEVEPMDENIKERVSMESGRIFLFSHKELQEHYEKFVEFCKSALTYYQERHVGEAYEFVEIQTARHSIIRGIFIFHAKKKADATLATFKAYTHPLVLRMDIDVVGSFEEYFSGLFASLRSLSLPLCSAVSLRPLPPIVSPAAVLPHRLAATAHHRQRPPSLTSQPLRL